DNA from Mycobacterium bourgelatii:
CTCGGCGCTGGTGCTCGCCACACTGGAGGCGGTTTCGACCTGGCAGCTGCTGAGTTCGAGTTGCAGTTCGACGCCCCGGCGCTTGGCCTGCGCGGCGACCTCGGCGCTACGCGGGTCCGGTTCGCCGGATTGTGGGTCGATGAGGAGAAATTCTTCTTCCACACCGACCGTCGGCAGCTCGCTCACCGGGCACCGGCCTTCATACCAGCAAAGTTACGCCGAGAGCTGCCGAACTCTGGTCAGGCCGGCCAGCGAAAAGCTCTACGCGCGCGAGCGCGGGGCTGACAGGGCCTCATCCACGGTTTCGAAGATCGGCAGCAGCTCGGTCAAGCCGCATGCGTCGACGATCCGCCTGACGATCGCGTGCCCACTTACCACGCGTAGTTCGATACCGCGACGGTGGCAGCGGTCGGCCTCGTCGGCCAACACCGCGAACGCGCAGCAGCCCATGAAATCGACGTCGTTGACGTCAACCACGAACGGCCCTGGGACGGTGATCCCGGCGGCCGCTTCGCTGACCAACTGTTGCCAGGTGTGCTCGTTGCACGCGTCGATCTCGCCGCCTGCGTGAATGATCACCGCGTCGCCGCTGCGATCGGTGGTTGCGCGCAGTGTGCTGCGCGGGTCGCCGAGCTCGTAAACGAGGCGCGTGCTCAGGGTGAGGCGGGTAGCGAAGGATTCGGCAATGACCAGGCTCATCGTGCGCTCCTAATCGGCTGGCGTTGGGCAACGCCGCGATGGAATGCCCGTCCTGCAAGTCTGAAGACAGACAGATGTGTTGCGTCGTAGATCTCATTTCTATAACAAGACAGGGCGGTCTGTCTACATAACTGACCTGTGAGTAGGTTAAGTATTGCGATGGCAACCCGTGACCTGGCGACGCCCGCTGTGCCGGCTCGTGAACGTATCCTTTTGGCCGCATACGACCTGTTCAGCCGCCGTGGCATCCGCGCCGTAGGCACTGACGAGGTGATCGAGCGGGCCCGCGTGGCCAGGGCGACGCTCTACCGTCACTTCGCGACAAAAAACGAACTGGTTTTAGCGGTGCTAGAGCGTCGCGAGCAACTGTGGACGCACGGACTGATCGAGCGCGAGTCCGAGCGCATGGGCGACACTCCCGAGGCGCAGCTGCTGGCGATTTTCGACGTGATGGACCACTGGTTCCACAACCGCGATGGTTATGAAGGGTGCTCGTTCATCAACGTGCTGCTCGAATTGGGGCCCGACCATCCGGCCGGACGAGCCAGCATTGCCCATATCGACCGGGTCCGCGAGATCGTCCGCAGGCGTGCCATCGCGGCCGGACTGCACGACGTCGAGGACTTCGCTCAGTCCTGGCACATCCTGATGAAGGGCGCCATCGTCATGGCGGCCGTCGGTGATCTGGATGCCGCTCGGCGTGCGAAGAAGATGGCCCGTGCCCTCATCGAGGCGCATCGGACGACCGCAGCGGTCGAGGGCGCAACGCCCGGTTAGTCAGGCGGCCGAGGTGCCTGTTTTTCGGTAGTGCTCTTCCTCCAGTTCGGCGATGGCGCGAGAGGTGCGTTCGCGCAACAAGATCGCCGCAGTGACGCCGCAGGCTATGGCGACGACGAGCGCGATCCAGGAGAAGCGCGACAGCCACCGTTCGGCCGCGATGCCCGCGAAGTAGATGACCGCGGTGGTGCCGCCGGCCCAGCAGATGCCGCCGGAAACGTTGGCCGCCAGGAAACGCGGGTACGGCA
Protein-coding regions in this window:
- a CDS encoding anti-sigma factor antagonist, with the translated sequence MSLVIAESFATRLTLSTRLVYELGDPRSTLRATTDRSGDAVIIHAGGEIDACNEHTWQQLVSEAAAGITVPGPFVVDVNDVDFMGCCAFAVLADEADRCHRRGIELRVVSGHAIVRRIVDACGLTELLPIFETVDEALSAPRSRA
- a CDS encoding TetR/AcrR family transcriptional regulator — its product is MATRDLATPAVPARERILLAAYDLFSRRGIRAVGTDEVIERARVARATLYRHFATKNELVLAVLERREQLWTHGLIERESERMGDTPEAQLLAIFDVMDHWFHNRDGYEGCSFINVLLELGPDHPAGRASIAHIDRVREIVRRRAIAAGLHDVEDFAQSWHILMKGAIVMAAVGDLDAARRAKKMARALIEAHRTTAAVEGATPG